In a genomic window of Parambassis ranga chromosome 24, fParRan2.1, whole genome shotgun sequence:
- the cfap206 gene encoding cilia- and flagella-associated protein 206, translated as MYRAHAESAIKNIIHEIAKECAARGHAVSDTLVAFMVKAVLLDKRNGFNVDRTLSDQDVQKLVELCLDKLMEKCSPSLDTIKMQVYFDMNYTSRHEFLEKIYHFVESRLSPVRQEITDSRVKTKEELHAVYQKIITYILLHSAIGSPTDVTAVQEATAALQSVFPPTELRAFMALSKKDKEQQLTELTMIVVGIKIFNKASKGEEEASIHELMPTVLKEALSVTNENIEKELTVTQRLAWKYTALVEKLTDPNIQPKHYDMPIALLKQALYNMRQHEVFLKLLLADACLCGKHVEILQRELSLQMKLLKEKVQSKTVVPTADVFPVFKGLSKLWSGLKEEAELLNILNNIMFNLQPFCTSQATLFSEAYLNSLLEVSEIETGEQTMTESSGFTFCPPDEHIDPNQWKTQEWLLPETTVGFNELQLQYNGVCAYTLVIRDGLLLPGNPHIGVLKHKGKLYVFSSKEAALKFALRPDDFVAEVADKAKGSPELIQLLKLHKQFFCVSSHSEPSNNQLLKPITKCESGTQTDIHPMETNVVMSYEWNEWELRRKALKLADIRTKKTHSVQTDLSHMRRENITQTWPPKNIACQSKRDSENNVPKPQTYLAGLRGQRDGPVVKTNLTRPVND; from the exons ATGTATCGGGCTCATGCAGAAAGCGCAATTAAAAACATCATTCATGAAATAGCGAAGGAGTGCGCAGCGAGGGGGCATGCAGTATCCGACACTCTGGTAGCTTTCATG GTGAAAGCTGTGCTGCTGGACAAGAGAAATGGGTTTAATGTTGATCGGACATTGTCCGATCAAGATGTCCAAAAACTTGTTGAG CTATGTTTGGATAAACTCATGGAAAAGTGCAGCCCATCTCTTGACACAATCAAAATGCAAGTGTATTTTGATATGAACTATACGTCTCGAC ATGAGTTTCTTGAGAAAATCTACCATTTTGTGGAGTCCAGGCTAAGTCCGGTGAGACAAGAGATCACTGACAGTAGGGTAAAAACCAAGGAGGAGCTTCATGCTGTGTACCAAAAAATCATCACTTACATCTTGCTGCACTCTGCTATTGGATCACCTACAGATGTCACCGCTGTGCAAGAGGCCACAG CTGCCCTGCAGAGCGTCTTCCCTCCAACAGAACTCAGAGCCTTCATGGCACTCTCAAAGAAAGATAAAGAGCAGCAGCTCACTGAACTCACCATGATTGTTGTAGGGATCAAGATTTTCAACAAAGCTAGCaagggagaagaggaggccAGCATCCATGAATTAA TGCCTACAGTTCTTAAAGAAGCTCTTTCAGTGACCAATGAAAATATAGAAAAAGAGCTGACTGTAACACAGAGGTTGGCCTGGAAATACACAGCTCTCGTGGAGAAGCTAACAGACCCTAACATTCAGCCTAAACATTATGACATGCCAATTGCCCTGCTCAAACAGGCTCTCTACAACATGAGGCAGCATGAAGTCTTCCTTAAACTGTTACTG GCTGATGCATGTTTATGTGGCAAGCATGTTGAAATCCTGCAGAGGGAACTATCTTTACAGATGAAGCTGCTGAAAGAAAAAGTTCAGTCAAAGACAGTGGTACCAACGGCAGATGTTTTT ccaGTATTCAAGGGGCTTTCAAAACTGTGGTCTGGACTTAAGGAGGAGGCTGAGCTCCTGAACATCCTTAATAACATCATGTTCAATCTTCAACCCTTCTGCACCTCTCAGGCCACATTGTTTTCTGAAGCTTATCTTAACAGTCTGCTGGAGGTGTCTGAGATAGAGACAGGTGAACAGACAATGACAGAATCCTCAGGTTTTACATTCTGTCCTCCAGATGAACATATTGATCCCAATCAATGGAAGACACAGGAGTGGCTCCTGCCTGAAACAACAGTCGGTTTTAATGAACTACAGCTACAGTATAATGGAGTCTGTGCCTATACACTTGTGATTAGAGATGGGCTTCTTCTTCCAG GTAATCCACATATTGGAGTCCTAAAACACAAGGGGAAGCTGTATGTTTTTAGTTCAAAAGAAGCTGCCTTGAAATTTGCCTTACGTCCTGATGACTTTGTGGCAGAGGTGGCAGACAAAGCCAAAGGCTCGCCTGAACTCATTCAGCTCCTAAAACTCCACAAacagtttttctgtgtcagtTCACACTCTGAG CCAAGTAATAATCAGCTGTTGAAACCAATCACAAAGTGCGAGAGTGGCACACAGACTGATATCCATCCTATGGAGACAAATGTTGTCATGTCATATGAATGGAATGAGTGGGAGCTGCGACGAAAAGCTCTCAAACTG GCTGACATTCGAACCAAAAAGACGCATTCTGTGCAGACTGATCTGAGCCACATGAGACGGGAAAACATCACTCAGACCTGGCCACCCAAGAACATAGCCTGTCAAAGcaagagagacagtgagaacAATGTACCCAAGCCCCAGACATACTTGGCAGGtctgagaggacagagggacGGGCCTGTGGTCAAAACAAACCTGACCAGACCTGTGAATGACTAA
- the rmdn3 gene encoding regulator of microtubule dynamics protein 3 isoform X1, which yields MKTPFGRTGLIGLAIGSTAGLVVVALIIYRRIIRRKSHRVVLEPRPAPRLVDTESEETLVQQTLNDETLNEMEAQQHALAAVEAVVQGLSPEQQIELRNQLDQVLSCVDLLRSEVAELRGGLQEIALQIVQDVKKGVEESQQVRRRRHVPRERTDSTSSSSIYFTCSQGMSSTYEETSEAGYSTAYAESDYTDHETDREEAVHETEEESEEEEDRSCATVLNLHQEDYQEELEERSLVDNDDAGKLQLAIEVPNGELALLLAQSDILHTGDARLKAEGFQLLLDNRTEYGDSREFLWRMARAYVDMYKSIEDKQEKKTYAQQGLEEAELALKKNGLDVECHKWFAVLTGLTSKHESIDGKLKSSHILKEHLDRAIALRDDDPMCFYLLGRWYYELTTLHSLEENVASACYHSPMTSTLHDALENFLKAEELSPGFSRIVRLYIAKCHEELGNITESTKWSDLAVKTPVNANNDEEICQLEAELRISASKKF from the exons ATGAAGACGCCGTTCGGGAGGACCGGATTGATCGGACTTGCTATTGGATCTACAGCCGGTTTGGTTGTGGTTGCCTTGATAATTTACAGAAGGATCATTAGGCGGAAATCACACAGGGTTGTGCTGGAGCCCAGACCAGCACCAAGACTGGTCGACACGGAAAGCGAAGAAACCCTGGTGCAGCAGACTCTGAATGATGAGACGCTGAACG AGATGGAGGCTCAGCAGCATGCTCTGGCAGCAGTGGAGGCAGTGGTGCAGGGGCTGTCCCCAGAGCAGCAGATAGAGCTCAGGAACCAACTAGACCAGGTGCTGAGCTGCGTTGATTTGCTGCGTTCAGAGGTGGCTGAGCTGAGGGGAGGCCTACAGGAGATCGCACTACAGATTGTTCAGGATGTCAA AAAGGGAGTAGAGGAAAGTCAGCAGGTACGACGAAGGCGACATGTCCCCAGAGAGCGGACTGACTccaccagctccagctccatctACTTCACTTGCAGTCAGGGTATGTCCAGCACCTATGAAGAGACCAGCGAAGCAGG GTATTCCACAGCATATGCTGAATCAGACTACACTGAtcatgagacagacagagaggaggctgTGCATGAGACTGAAGAGGagtctgaggaagaggaggacaggagctgtGCCACAGTCCTCAACCTCCACCAGGAAGACTATCAGGAGGAGTTGGAGGAGAGGAGTCTGGTGGATAATGATGATGCGGGCAAGCTTCAGCTGGCGATTGAAGTTCCCAATGGGGAGCTTGCTCTCCTATTGGCTCAGAGTGATATCCTCCACACAGGAGATGCCAGACTAAAAGCAGAAGGCTTTCAATTGCTGCTGGACAACAGAACAGAA TATGGAGACAGTAGGGAGTTTCTTTGGCGAATGGCTCGGGCTTATGTTGATATGTATAAATCCATTGAAgacaaacaagagaagaagactTACGCACAACAAG GCCtagaggaggcagagctggccCTGAAGAAAAATGGCTTGGATGTTGAGTGTCACAAATG GTTTGCTGTACTGACAGGACTGACCTCCAAGCATGAGAGCATAGATGGCAAACTGAAGAGCAGCCATATATTAAAG gAACACCTGGATCGTGCTATAGCCCTCAGAGACGATGACCCAATGTGTTTTTACCTGCTAGGTAGATGGTACTACGAG TTAACCACTTTACACAGTTTGGAAGAAAATGTAGCTTCTGCCTGCTATCACAGCCCAATGACCTCCACACTGCATGATGCCCTGGAGAACTTCCTCAAG GCAGAGGAACTCAGTCCCGGCTTTTCCAGAATAGTGAGATTGTACATTGCAAAG TGTCATGAGGAGCTGGGAAACATCACTGAGTCCACAAAGTGGTCCGACTTGGCCGTCAAAACACCTGTTAATGCTAATAAC GATGAGGAAATCTGCCAACTGGAGGCTGAGCTTCGGATCTCAGCAAGCAAAAAATTCTGA
- the rmdn3 gene encoding regulator of microtubule dynamics protein 3 isoform X2, whose product MKTPFGRTGLIGLAIGSTAGLVVVALIIYRRIIRRKSHRVVLEPRPAPRLVDTESEETLVQQTLNDETLNEMEAQQHALAAVEAVVQGLSPEQQIELRNQLDQVLSCVDLLRSEVAELRGGLQEIALQIVQDVKKGVEESQQVRRRRHVPRERTDSTSSSSIYFTCSQGMSSTYEETSEAGYSTAYAESDYTDHETDREEAVHETEEESEEEEDRSCATVLNLHQEDYQEELEERSLVDNDDAGKLQLAIEVPNGELALLLAQSDILHTGDARLKAEGFQLLLDNRTEYGDSREFLWRMARAYVDMYKSIEDKQEKKTYAQQGLEEAELALKKNGLDVECHKWFAVLTGLTSKHESIDGKLKSSHILKGDCNTLQQSIRYQNKSSMHAMAKLYRWLYLVLYSSQAGKFQQQYRGTRHT is encoded by the exons ATGAAGACGCCGTTCGGGAGGACCGGATTGATCGGACTTGCTATTGGATCTACAGCCGGTTTGGTTGTGGTTGCCTTGATAATTTACAGAAGGATCATTAGGCGGAAATCACACAGGGTTGTGCTGGAGCCCAGACCAGCACCAAGACTGGTCGACACGGAAAGCGAAGAAACCCTGGTGCAGCAGACTCTGAATGATGAGACGCTGAACG AGATGGAGGCTCAGCAGCATGCTCTGGCAGCAGTGGAGGCAGTGGTGCAGGGGCTGTCCCCAGAGCAGCAGATAGAGCTCAGGAACCAACTAGACCAGGTGCTGAGCTGCGTTGATTTGCTGCGTTCAGAGGTGGCTGAGCTGAGGGGAGGCCTACAGGAGATCGCACTACAGATTGTTCAGGATGTCAA AAAGGGAGTAGAGGAAAGTCAGCAGGTACGACGAAGGCGACATGTCCCCAGAGAGCGGACTGACTccaccagctccagctccatctACTTCACTTGCAGTCAGGGTATGTCCAGCACCTATGAAGAGACCAGCGAAGCAGG GTATTCCACAGCATATGCTGAATCAGACTACACTGAtcatgagacagacagagaggaggctgTGCATGAGACTGAAGAGGagtctgaggaagaggaggacaggagctgtGCCACAGTCCTCAACCTCCACCAGGAAGACTATCAGGAGGAGTTGGAGGAGAGGAGTCTGGTGGATAATGATGATGCGGGCAAGCTTCAGCTGGCGATTGAAGTTCCCAATGGGGAGCTTGCTCTCCTATTGGCTCAGAGTGATATCCTCCACACAGGAGATGCCAGACTAAAAGCAGAAGGCTTTCAATTGCTGCTGGACAACAGAACAGAA TATGGAGACAGTAGGGAGTTTCTTTGGCGAATGGCTCGGGCTTATGTTGATATGTATAAATCCATTGAAgacaaacaagagaagaagactTACGCACAACAAG GCCtagaggaggcagagctggccCTGAAGAAAAATGGCTTGGATGTTGAGTGTCACAAATG GTTTGCTGTACTGACAGGACTGACCTCCAAGCATGAGAGCATAGATGGCAAACTGAAGAGCAGCCATATATTAAAG GGTGACTGCAACACATTACAACAGTCTATCAGATACCAGAATAAATCATCAATGCATGCAATGGCAAAACTGTACCGCTGGCTCTACTtagtactttattcatcccaagctgggaagtTTCAGCAGCAATACAGAGGCACTCGGCATACATAG